The sequence below is a genomic window from Aureispira sp. CCB-E.
GATTCAGTTCTTTAGCAGAGCATCCCGAGCCGATTTTTAATTCATTTTTAGGCAGCTTTGCCTTGGTTTTTTTTAGTTTTTTCATGTGGTTTTAAATTAGTTTAGGAATAAAACAAAAAGACTTCAAAAAAACTTAAACAAGACGCCTAAAAGGCGTAAAAACACCCTTTAAACGTAGTTTAAAAGCCTTATTCTATCTTTCTTTAAGAGGGAACCGCTTTGATACGCTCCAAAGCAATGTTGTAATACTTTTCTTGAATCTCAAAACCTACAAAATTACGATTAAGACGCTTACAAGCTACGGCGGTGGTGCCACTTCCTGCAAAACAATCTAGGACGGTGTCGCCTTCGTTTTCAGTCGCCGATAAGACCAACTTTTCTATTAATTCAATTGGTTTTTGTGTGGGGTGGACCTTCTCTCCATTGGTCTTCTTTGCTCCCGAGCTAAAGGCAGGCATTCGCCAAACATTTTGCCCTTTTTTATAGCGTTTGTACTGTGGTGAAGGATTGGTACAAAAGATAATATCTTCATGCGAATAGCTATAATAACAGCCTGCACCGCTGATTTTATCCCATGTAATGCGGTTACGGATGGTTAAAACCTCCTGTAACAGCTCATAAAATAAAGGATAGGTTCTCCAGTCGCAAAAAACATATATTTCACCGTTGGCCTTTAATACTCGTTTCCATTGTTTAAAGACTTCTTTAAAGAACGGTTTTACCATGTTTAAATCACTGTAGGTGCCTTTGGTGCCGTTGTGGGTCATGCCACAAAAGTAGGGCGGATCGGTAATAATGGCGTCAATGGATTGGTGGTTGATTTGTTTTAAGCCGTCTAGGCAATCGTTTAATTTTAAGTCTATGTTCATAGGGTTGGGTAAGCTTGTAATTTTGTGCTTTGAGACGTATTTTAAAGATCAGTAATGGTGTATAAATTGGTGTTGATGTCGTAATCTACCTGCACCGTTCTACCTACTGAAATTTGTTGTTGGGTATCGGTTCTACCTTTGTAGACAAAAATATTTTCATCATCAACATTTTTTAGCCATGCGTGCCACAAACTGCCGTTGGTAATGCGAAATGAAAAGCTATCATCGGGGGCATCTTCCAATAATAACACCGCTCCACTTGCATCATAAGAATTAAAAATGTGTGTTGGTTGGTTGGAAATATCACCATAAGCCAATGGAAACTCATCAGAATTGGCATTCATTAACCAATGACCATCGACCTTATTAGGGCTGTTTAAAATGCTTTTGGTTGGGTCTAATAAAATAGAAAGGTAAATCAAAGCGATTGCCCGACTAGCATTGTATACCAAATAATTGCCTACTTTGTCTAATTGTGATACTCGCACTCGAATAGCATCTTTAATACTCTTTTTCGAGCGATCCGACAACAAAATAAAATCATTGTCAATAGGATGTTTGTGTACAAAAATCCCCTTCTTAGGGATCAAATGTTTTACTTCCAATTGATTGTCTTTAATGGCTAAAAAATCGCCTGTGGTTTCAATTCTCATAGGATTGGGTTTATTGAAATTTGTATAAATGCTTTTCTAAATGATGGCCAGGGCAGGACGTTTGCCCAAACTCTTTGTGACCATTGACCGCCAAGGGTTGTGGTAATTGTCTGCGGAGGTGAGCGATCAAACGCCCCAAACTTTTGAGCTGTGCGGCACTGGGTTCTTGCTTGGTAAAATCTCCACTCAAACAAATACCAATCCCTCGAGTGTTGTGTCCTGCTACATTGTAAGAAACATTGGTTAGTGGATTGCCTTGTATAATATCGCCGTTGACCTCGATCACAAAATGGTAACCAATTGCTGGCCATCCTCTCGACTGTACATGATAACGGGCGTAATCTTCGGCGGTTTGTCCAATACTTGCCGAATGATGGACAAATATTTGGTTGATGCTATCGAGCGACCGTGTTCGGTATTGTTGATTGTTAGAGCGCATTAATTGACGGCTTTTGTCTATAATGCGCACTTTTCGAGTGGCAGCGGTTACGACCAAAACCACGACCAACAACAGCCCCAAGAATAGGACTTTTTTGTTTTTGTGGACTAATTTTAAAGGACTGCTCATGGCTTAAATGCTTATTGGTGGGATTATCTCTTTGGTTGCTGTGGTTGTTTCGTCTTTTCCTAGCGCATAACCAATGGCACCGCCTGCATAAGGAATAAACAACATAGAAAACACCCAATATTTCCAACCTCTTTGGGCTTTTAATCCATAAGCAAAAATTAACAAGGTGACAATCGCACCGCCTAGCATGGCACTATCTGTTTTTTTCATTTTATTGAGGGTTTTGTTCAGAGCCTTTTAGGTAGAGCCAACGCAAGAAAAGGACAAGAACAAGAATCAAAAAAACAGGTTTTAAGATATTGAATAATTCATCTTTAAAGGTCGGTTCTTTCTCTTCCTTGCTGTTGTACCACAAGTAGCCCGTTGCGCCAGCTCCTGCTAAAAAAGGGATTAATAAAAACATATTATTGAAGGGCTTTAAGCAGTTGATTAATGGAAATACTTGTTTTGTTTGTGTATTTCTTCAACATGGTTTCCGTGAGCGCTCCAAACTTGCCATCTTCTACCAAAAGCGGCGTAAAAGTAGGGGTATTTTGGCGGTGTTTGTCGTTGAGAAGTTTTTGTAACATTCTAACCGCTTCGCCTTTGCTCCCCTTGCTCAAAATAGCATCCTTATTGACCGTATTAGAAGAGGTTAAGCTCGTAAGGACTGCCGTACTTGTTGCACTCTTAGAAGGGCGTTGTTTTGCCTTTTCAAAGAAGTTAATCAAATTATTTCGATAGAAATAGGTTAATAAAAGTGCTAGGACAAGAAGCCCCATTAGTAAGGGCTTCTTGTATGATTTTGGGTTCTTTTTCACGGGTTTTCTATTTGGTCAGTTTAGCAATGCTTTGATCCTCCTTTACCACCATCAACTCTTTTGTGGTGGCTGTTGGCACGGTTGCCGTATCAACAGGTTTCGTGTTAGCGGTTGGTTGTTTGGAGGGCGTGGTTTCTGTTTCTGTGGTTGCCTTTTTAGTGGTGGCTTTCTTTTTGAAATAATATGCCACACCACCACCTACAACAACTAAAAGAATAAGAACGACTAAGATTTTAAATTTGTGTTTTTTGAACATGATTTGTTAAGATTATAAGGTTTTAAGATTGGACGTATGATTGGTGTTTAAGCTCTTTTGTACGCCTGTTGCTAGATTCACATTGACCGCTTTTAACGTCTGTCCTTTTAGGTCTAAAATAGATAAACTAACAAGGTCATTTTGTACAGGAGTTGAAGTGGTACCACTCATTTTATTGGCTTTGCCGCTTCTTACTTTTTGTGGGTCAACGGTTTGCTGCAATTGTTGAATCAAAAAAGAACCAAAGCCTTTTTTAACTTGAATCATCGGTGTTGTTACCCCATCTACAAAAGTGCCTTTGTATTGTATTCCTTGATAATGCATGGTGTACTCAAAACGCCTGTTTTCGGTATCAATAGAAGGAACATGAATATCCAATTGAATGCTTGATTCAACATTTGATTCCTTTAAAGTGGTTGGAACTGGTGTTGTTAATTTCGGCGTTTCTGTATGGGGCGTTGTTGTTGGTGGTGGGTTTAGTTTTGCTTCTTTGGCTTGGCGTCGTTTTGTCTTGACAAAAAAAGCGAATCCAACCCCCGACAGCACCAACACCAAGGCAACCAAAAGTATTTTAGAAGTGTTTCCCATTAGGTAATAATGTCTTTAAGGTTATCAATGCGGTTTTCAATCAGACTAAAGTAACCAAGTGACCCCATTTGTACTGGAGCGTCACAGCCTACATTACACTCGTTCATGTGAACTTGAATGTCTACCCCATACTTGACTTTATACGCTCTTACAGCTGCCATAAAACGGACAGAATCTAAAGCATAGAGTTCTTTAATAGGGTTGCAACGCTCTGAAAAATCAAAATAGTAACGGGTGGTTAATCCTTTGTGTAAACGAGTCAACAATTCATCGGGATTATAAGTCACTTGCTGCCCGTTTTCGTCTTTGATATTGACCGTTACGTCCACTTCTTTGTGTTCTTTTTCGGCTTTTCCTCGCATCTTCCCAAGGATAAAAACGACAACAAGCACCAACACAAGCCCACCAAAAACAGCATAATTTTTATTGATGTGATTTAATGGCATGGGTATAGGGTTTAAATTCGTTTAATTAATCCTTCCTGTTCTAAGGCGGTGATGGCTTCCTCTCTGGTCACTTGATCAAAGAAATTCATTTCAGATCGCCAAAACTTGACTAAATCATACATTCCCCAAGCTGCATAGACGCCCTTTCCATTGACTTTTTTTAATAGCTCATGATCTTCTTTGTCGTGACCGTTGACCGCTTTAAAAAAGTCTAAGCCGTTTCTATCAGCTTTGTACCACCATATTTGATCGGCGGTGTGAAGATGGGCGTTTTGGTTGCCATACATCAAGTTCAAACCAACCGAACCAAACCACCACGGATTACCGCCGTGTCTCAATTCTGAAAGGTTGTAGCCTTGACCATCTTTAGATAAAAAGTTTTCAATGTCACTTCTCAGCGGTGCAGCTTCGGTCTCGTACTTGCCATAAACAGGATACGTTAAATAGTCGCCTGCGGTAGTTCCGTCAATCAAGCCAAACATTTTGGCAATGGCTTGATTGGCTTTTCGACTAAAGGCATTGTTATTGACCAAAGTGCGCCCGACTTTGTGCTTGGCTCTGACTTTGTCTGCATCGGATTTGTTCAATTGAATCTTGCGCATTCTATCGTCAATCAATCGCAAACCTTCTTTAGAGGTCATTAAAACTGCCGTGTATTGGGGCATATTTTCGGGCGTGGGTTTGGTACCCAAAGCCGAATGCTCTAATTCTTCGGCGGTGTAGAGGTTGGTGGCGTTGGTTCGACCACCCACAGGTGGTGGAGCTGTTCCTGTTCGTTGGGTGGGGATCGGTTCCTCCTCTTTTTTCATAACCGACCAAATCGCAAAACCACCTGCCCCAAGAATCAGCAACAAACCCAAGATTAACAAAGGTACTTTTAGTCGGTTATTTGGTTGTTTTTCCATTTTTAGAGAAGATTAAAAAGGCGAGTAATAAAACCACCCCAAGACCCACCGCTCCAATAAGCAAAGGTTTTGTTTTATTGGGTGGTGGTGGCGGTGGTGTGGTAGTGGTATTTTGAGTAGCAGGCGTTTTACCTGTAAACAAGGAGACAAAGTTGGTGATGCTGTCCAAACCGTTGGCGCTAGCATCAATAATGCCCGATACCTCCTCTTTGTTGGTGGGCTTGCTTTGTGCTGCGCTTTCTCGAATTGTGCCACTTCCAAACTGCCCTTGAAAATCGGGCTTGTCAAAGTCAAAACTTAAATTAAGTTCGTCCATTATTTAGCGGTTTTAATGAGTTTGTAGGTAAATGCCAACAAGACCAAAACCAACCCAAACCGAAAGGATAAGGTCGCCACCGCTTCTGCTTTGCAATAAGTGCATTTGGTATCGGTTAGATGTTGCGGAGGCGTTTCTTGGATTACTTCGGGTTTGGTAGAGGTGGTGGTTAAGGTTGGTTTTTCAATAGGTTTAGAAGGTTCCACCATTTTTACAATAGGATCAGGCGTTGATGCGGTGGGTTCTTGGAGGGTTAATTGTCGTTGTTCGGATAAGGTGCCAGTAGTAGACATAATTTAGGGTTTAGAGGTGTAAAAATAGAGGGCGACGATAAGAACTAGGGAAACGACCACAGAGCCACTAATAACTATTAATTTTTGCCGTTGCTTGCGCTCTTGTCGATCTCGGGCATCTTGGATAATTTCAGCATTGGCTTGTGCGCCAAAAATAGCGGCTAAATCTTTGCCGCTTAATCCTTGGTTGCCAATTCCTCCGCTTAGTAAATCAATGCCAATATCACCCGTTTGTATATCGCCTACAACTCCCGTTTGTGCTAATGCCATAGAATTTAGGTTTTAAAAAAGCCAATCACCAACACTTTGGCAATTGGCTTTAGGTATAATTGGGGTTAATTTTCGTTGTTCTAAGGGGCTTACTTAATGTAAGTGGTCTTAATGAGCATACGCACCTCAACACCTTTGTACAAAGGAATTTCAAGGAAACCAAAGCCATCTAAATAAATATCCAAGTCCTGCACTTTTCTAATAGTGGTTTGTTCATCTTTAGAATCAGAGGTTGGATACCAAATATTATGATCTCCTGCGCTAGTGCCATCGTGGGAAAATTGGCGCTCTGTCATGCGTCCTGTGAAATGCTTGTCATCGTCTGCGTCAAAGTGAATGCCATTGATGCGCAAAGAAGAACCGCTGCGGGCTAACTTCGCAAAAACACGCAAAGTGTCTTCATCAAAAGTACCACTAACAACCAGTTTATCATGCTGTGCGGTATCTACTTTGAAAATGGGCAAACTTTCGCTGTCTACTCCAAGGCGTACCAATGCTTTGTTGGGGTTTTCTGCCACATCAGGAATAAGCAAGGTTAACTCAATTTGCCCCTCTTCGCTGTGTCCTTTTTGGCTAGAGATTAGGGAATAATTAGGGTCTACAATACCGCCTGCGGCTTCGACATCGGTAATCAGTTCAATTTCTGAACTGCCCTCGGCTAAGGGCAAATAAGAGAGTTTGCCGTTTACTTTGGCGTGTGGGGTAGCAATGCACAGATCAGCTGTGAAGGGGGTGTAAATACGAATAACTTTGTTCGTTGATCTCATCTAATTTTAGATTTAGTGTTGAGTTTAAAAAAGGATTTAATAGAAGAATAACAGGTTTTAAATTGGGTGTAAAGCCATTTGAAAAACGAAACAATTGTGTTTTGGTTGGTGATAAAAAAGAAGACTAAAGAAATAAGCATAAACAGACACTTTAAAGTGTCTAATAGGATGATAATCCCTTGTTGGTATTCGATGCTTTGAGAGAGCGAAATAATTGTATCTGCGTGGTGGATTAAGCCGTTGAATTGAAGTTGTAAAATTAAACTGTCAATTCCATCGCTCAATTGATACAATCCAACATTAAAAAAGGTGAGCAGCCATGTAATTGGCTTTGAAAGGGCTTTCATTCTAAAGTACTTTTTTGTTGACCGTCATCAAGAATAAAATTCCGAGACAAACCAAACCAATGGTTAAGTAATCAAATTTAATTTCTACCACAATGTTGTCAGGTATGAGCATAAAAGAAGGGTTTGTTTACATGGTTAAAATGGTTTTAGGGTTCGCTTTTATTTGTTTGGTTGATGCTACAAAGATGCGGTAAAAAATACCACAAAAGCGAGTTTTTAAGCCTGTTTTGGGGCGTTTTATGGCGTATTTCGAGCAATTACGCCATTACTTTGTAACCCTTAAAATATGGCTCTGTTGGTTTATTTAGAGGGGGTACAAAGGGGGAGTTTTTTTGAATTACGGGGGGTGTTTGTGGTTTTTCTCTTTGAAAAGAAATAGGATAAAATTTTGAACTAATGTTCAAAGGGTGATTTTACACGTTTTAGATATTTTACTTAATTTTTTTTAATATATTTTAAATAATTGAAACCTTGATAGATAAGAGTACGTTAAAAAAAGGCAATTTATTTATATTGAATCAATTAACTCATTTTTTTACTAAAAATCTAATTCTAATATTATGAAAGGACTCCAAGCAATAAAACCTGGGCCAAAGCCTAAAAAACAAGATGGAACACCTGACAGAAGAAGACGTGTTACTCCTAAGCTAAAACCCAAACATCCCAAATTAAAACCTCATAAGCATAAAACTGGAGATTAAAAACAGATGCTTAAAATTCAATTAGCAAAAGCCTTAGCTTGAATTTGGATTGTAAAAACACTAAGAGAAAGAGTTGTATAGTAATCTTAGCCTAAAGTATAATACTATACAACTTTTTTTTATCTGAAATTTACTTTTTAGAAAATTGAAACAACCGCACCCCAACATTGACAGAATGCACATTCTGCAACAAATCATAATCATAACCAACCGACCAACCCTTCGCACTCACAAACTGCAAACCCAATCGAATGTTTGAAAATTGATTTACATTGCCACCAACGCCCCCCGTTAGTAACAACGTACTAACGGGCATCGGAACAGGCTTTAAAACCTCAATTTTCTTAGTAATCAATTTGGGTATTTTTAATTTGTAATCCAAGGCATTCTTTAAAAGCGAACCTTTGACCGTCGATTCATAATAAAGCGTCAAATTTTCATCTTCTATACTATCCCTGTATAAGTTTGCTTTTTCATGCTTGGAAGTATCAATTTTAGCCCTTGGAACGCTGCTCCCTGTGCTGTCTACATAAACAATAATAGGCTTTGGGGTGGGCTGCCTTGGCATTTGTATAATAATGGGCGGTGGTGGTGTCGTGTCAATCGTTACAATCGTATCTTGTTGTGGCCAGGGGTGTTCCAATGAACCGCCCCAAAATTCCCGTACTTGTAGCGCAAAAGAAAGGATTCCAATTAGCATATAAGTAATGAGACAAATATACAATAGCCTATTTCTAGTTTGATGTTTCATGGTTAAGAATGGTATTTAATAAAGTTTTCAATAATATCCACCACATAGGCGGCAGCTCTGTCTCTTCCCTCATTGGATAGCAAGTATTTTTTACATTCTTCGTAATTGTCCATAAAGAACAGCTCCAAGATAATAGCAGGGTTATCTGTCTTGGCGAGTATATCCCAATTCTTGCGCTTGATCCCTCGAAATTTACTTTCGGGAAAATGCTTTTTAAACAAAGCTTCTGTCCATCTTGCCAAAGCTTGGCTTTTTGAACTGGATTGTCTAGCGATCCACGTCTCGCACCCATGACCACCTCCTGCATTAGAATGTAGATCAATTAAAAAAGTCCTCTTTTGGCTCTTTTTGTATAAGTAATCTGCTCTTGAAATTCGGGTACTCATTCTAATATCTTGCTGTTCGGGTACGAGATCATAAAAAGGAATGCCCTTGGCGGTGAGCTGCTCCATTACACGAGCTTTGATCGCTCGGTTGTATTCCCCCTCGTAGATGGTGGTACCATCTTTAAAAGTGTAGCGTTTGCCCTTGGTTTGGTACACGCCGCCAATCATGCCGCCGTGTCCATTACCAAGAACTGGAATTAAGTTTGTCATTGGTTTGGGTCGTTAAAAATGGTTAGAATCGGTTTTTTGTTCTCCTACTACTTCAAATCTAGTTTGATGCAAGAAAGCATCTAAAACTCGTCTGTGTTGCCTTCTTTCGTGTTTGTTTAAGTCTTGATTTCGATTGATACGCTTGTTGTACATCGGCTCGAAATAACGCTTTAAAACGTTCTCTATCGTCCGAGATCGCATCGAGGTCGTGACGACTTCAAATTGTAATCTATCACGGTCTAAATGCGATAAAATGCCGCCTTTTTGGAATAGGCGCATAACCGTTTTGTAAATATTTTCAGAAGCCCCGAGGTATAAAACGGCTTCTTTTTGACGTATGAGGAATACGCCTTTTTGGTTTCTGTATCTACCTAATTTTTTTTGAGGAATGGGAGGTTGAACGGTCAAAGTTAGAGCTTTGACAGTCATCATTAAACCTGTGTTTTTATATGGTTATTAAAATTCAAAGTTATCTAAAAAGGTATTAATATCAATGATTTTTTTGCCTTGTTTGGTCACTTCAACAAAAACAAATGCTTCGTTTTTATCGTAATGAATCAAAATGCGTTTGCCCTTTAATGCTTCGACAATATTAGAGGCGATGTCCTGCCCTTCTAGCTTCTCCAAAATGATGTTTTTTAAAGCAGTTGGAACCATGTCTAGATGCTCTAAGAATTTGCTTTGTAAGAGCTGCCCTGCATCCATACTAATCAAGGCGCTTTTTTGTCGGTTGTAAACCGTGGCGATTGCCTGTCCTTTTTGTTTAGAAAGAATCAAAATTAATTCAAAGGGATTCTCTTCGCATTGGTCAGCTGCTTGCAAAAATAAATCATCCATCATAGCGGATAAATCATCTTTTAGTTTTGGACGTTGTCTTTTCCAATACTTTTTTAGTTGTACTTCTGGACTTAATAGGTCTTTTAACATTTTTAGTCTTTTTAGATGGTTTTTTATACGGTGTATACGTTAATTTCCCTGTATTCATTTCCAAGGTGCAAAAGCTATAATTAGGGGCTGTTTTTAGCTTTTTATACGCCCATTGGATTTTTTCAAAATGTGGTATCTTCTCGCTTTTTTGTCGAGGTGGTGCGACATTGTTGGTAAAAAACTTAGCTTGTGTTAAGGCGTTCCATGCTCCATTGGGAAACATATTCGGATCATGAAAAATTAAGCAAAACCACACATTAACATGCTTGGCTCGATAGAAACAAGATTTTTGGGCTTTGGTCAATCTTGAGGTTAAAATATTGGTGGCATCATCAATGATAAAAAATAGACCACTATAACGCCCTTTAATTTTGATTTGCTTGTACAAAAGCGTTTCCGTGAGGGTTTCGTCCGCTTCCATTGCTTTGACCTTCTTACCCCTAAATTTTTTCATATAATGGGTGGCAAATTCGTAATCCTGTCCTTTGTAGGTAAAATATAAGGTTTCGGTCTTTTTGTCGCTCCAAAGTTCTATTTCTTCATAGCCTTGCCAGTCCTCATCTCGCCCCGAATTGTAGACAAAAATGGTACTTCGTCCACAGTTTTTGACAAACTGTTGTAAGTTGTAGGTTTTGCCGCTATGTTGCCGCCCAAAGTAGACCAAAAAAAAGGGTTCTATCTTTTTGGGAGGAGGTGCTATTGTTGGTTTATTCATAGCCTAAACGTTCTTTAATTTGTTTGTTGGTTAATCCCTCTTCAATCCATTGCCGAACAATCGGACTAGGTTCTTCGTTGGCGTGTTCCACTTTGATAAAGGTACCTTTGGGCGTTCGATTGTAAGTGCCTTTGGTTTTGGCTAGAGAGAATATTTTTCTGCGATCTTGATACTCTTTTAAATGCGAATAGTCGGTTTTATGCTCGCCTGCTGCCTGCTGTTCTTCGTTCAAGTTGGTTGAAGTCTTTTTGTTGACAGCTGTTTTTTTATTAACCTGGTATTTATCCCAAACCGCTACGCCCAAAGGTGGCAATGTCCACATGGCTAATGCCATCAAGAGTGTACCAAATGGCGTGGGGGCTTTTATTTCCTGTGTGGCTAAATATTCTTTTATTGCTTCGATCAGCGTCGATTTAATATCGTCATCCGCCAAATACTCGGCAATATGCTCACCGCTTATTTTACTGCAAAGTTGCGCTTTTAGAACATCTGCCCCATTTAGTAAAATATTGGCTAGTTTTTCAATATTTTCAAGGTTCTTGGGGCTATTGCCTGTTATGGGTTCTTTGATGTCGCCAATTGTGGTGGTGCTTGGCTCGTCGGGTTCTTCATCCTTAAAATCATTTAGAGGATCTTCCCCTTCGTCAATGTCCAAATCATCTAAATCCAAATCGTCCAAATCATCATCGAAATCAAGATCATCAAAATCATCCAAATTAAAATTATCCTCTTCGGGTTGCTCTATTAAACTGCTATCAAAGCCCTGCGTTTCTAAGTGCTTGTCAAACGCTGTTTTTTCTGCGATGCTCCCCTGCTCATTTTCTGAAACTGAAAAATTCGTATTTTCTGCGTTTTTTATGCTTTCAAGCGTTTTTTCTTCCTTTTTTTGTTCTTTTTCCATGCGTTTTTTTTAGGTTTTTTGAATCGTTTTTTTGTCTTGCGAAAACGTTTTTTTTATCGTTTTTAAAGGC
It includes:
- a CDS encoding site-specific DNA-methyltransferase; protein product: MNIDLKLNDCLDGLKQINHQSIDAIITDPPYFCGMTHNGTKGTYSDLNMVKPFFKEVFKQWKRVLKANGEIYVFCDWRTYPLFYELLQEVLTIRNRITWDKISGAGCYYSYSHEDIIFCTNPSPQYKRYKKGQNVWRMPAFSSGAKKTNGEKVHPTQKPIELIEKLVLSATENEGDTVLDCFAGSGTTAVACKRLNRNFVGFEIQEKYYNIALERIKAVPS
- a CDS encoding peptidoglycan recognition family protein, with protein sequence MSSPLKLVHKNKKVLFLGLLLVVVLVVTAATRKVRIIDKSRQLMRSNNQQYRTRSLDSINQIFVHHSASIGQTAEDYARYHVQSRGWPAIGYHFVIEVNGDIIQGNPLTNVSYNVAGHNTRGIGICLSGDFTKQEPSAAQLKSLGRLIAHLRRQLPQPLAVNGHKEFGQTSCPGHHLEKHLYKFQ
- a CDS encoding N-acetylmuramoyl-L-alanine amidase, with the translated sequence MTNLIPVLGNGHGGMIGGVYQTKGKRYTFKDGTTIYEGEYNRAIKARVMEQLTAKGIPFYDLVPEQQDIRMSTRISRADYLYKKSQKRTFLIDLHSNAGGGHGCETWIARQSSSKSQALARWTEALFKKHFPESKFRGIKRKNWDILAKTDNPAIILELFFMDNYEECKKYLLSNEGRDRAAAYVVDIIENFIKYHS